Genomic DNA from Lutibacter sp. A80:
AGATGGTTCCATTTACAATGTTTCAAGAAGCGATTTTGCTAACTTTATGGAAACACAAGATTTGGTAACTAGCTCCAACAAATTTGGAGCTTTAAATATTACTAATGTTGTAAATAGTAAATTAGATATTTCTGGCTATGCAATTTTTTCACATTCAAAAAATAAAACGTTAACAGAAAATATAAATCAATATACTGCATTTACTGAAGAAAAAGAAAACACTTCAAACAGTAGAAATATTTTAGGGATTGGGAAATTTAATATAGAATATGCACCTACTACAAACCAACAATGGTATTTTAAAACGCAATTTAAAAAAACCGATAATTTAAAAAGTAATAATATTATTTCACGTATTGAAAATGAAGACAGATCTATATTTTCAGAAAATAATGCGGAAGCAATTTATTTAAATCAGAATATTGAATGGCATCAAAAAATGTCGAATAAACATACGTTTTCTTTTGCTGCAGATGTTACTTTCGATAAAAATAACCCAAGCACACTATGGGGAACAAACAATGCTATTTTACAAGGTTTAATTCCTGTTGAGGAGTCAGGAAATTATAGTATAAATCAACATAAAGAAATACAAAACACTACAATACATAGTGTTTTTAAACATTATTGGGTGTTAAATAATTTTAACCATATTTATACAACTTTAGGTAATAAATATAGCAACGAAGCCTTTTTTACAGAAGATAGTCAGAAATTGCAAGATGGAACTACAAATAATTTTGCTTCCGCAGGTTTTGGAAACGATTTAGACTACAGGTTAAACGATTTATTTTTAGGCGTTCATTATAAATTTAAAACAGGTATTTTTGAATTAAAACAAGGTGCTTTTTTGCATAATTATAATTGGAATTTAAAGCAGCAGCAAACTAAAAAAAATAATAAAATAGTAATGTTACCAGATTTTTCAGCAGAAATTAAGTTTAGTAATTCCAAAAAAATAAAAATAAATTATCAGTTAAAAAGTGCTTTTTCAGATGCTTCAAAATTGGCAAATCGGTTTTATTTACAGTCGTATAATTCGGTGTACAAAGGAAACGAACATTTAGAGAATGAGTTGTATCATACTGCAAGAATGTATTACAGCCGTTTTAGTTTGTACCGAGGTTTAATGTTGTTTGGAGGAATAAATTATACTAAAAAAGTTAAAGGACTTCAAAATGCAGTACAATTTAACGAAACCGATCAATATATTTCTCCAATAATGGTAGATAATGCATCAGAAAATTGGTCTTTTAATTTAAATATTGATAAAAAAATAAAGAAATTCAAGTATGGCTTGGATACACGAATTTTAACTTCCAAATATCTACAAAATATAAATGAGGCTTTTGTAACCAATAAAAGTAACAATTATAGTTATACCCTTTCCGTAAAAACTTTGTTTGATAAATTTCCAACTATAGAAGCTGGTTTTGAGCAAAGTATTGGTAATTATACTTCTAGTAATTCAACTTCAAAATTTATTACGAACCAACCATACTTAAATATTGATTACGACTTTTTAGAAGGATTTATTTTTTCTTTTGAATACGAAAATTACAATTATGAAAACAAAACATTTAATCAAAAAAACACCTATCAACTTGCAAATGCAACACTTTCTTATAAAAATGAAGACAGTGCTTGGAGTTTTAAACTAGATGCTCAAAATTTATTTAATGTAAAATATAAACAACAAAATAGCTTTTCTTCGTATATAATTTCAGATTCTAAAACCTATATTTTACCAAGAATTGTAATGTTTTCTATTGGGTATAATTTGTAGTAGTAATTATGTCTAGTTTGTCAAACTGAGCTTGTCGAAGTTGGTTTATTAGTTAGTTAATCTATTTCGAAAAGCTTAATATGACGTTTCCGTCAACCTGAACTTGATTGAGGTTCTCATATAAATTAGTGGCACTTATGATGCGATTCTGAAATCGAAGATTCAGCGTAGCTAATCAAGTTCAGAATGTAGTGTTTTTAAACATATTAATAACCTAAATTTATACTCTAACTCCTAATAAAACTTACACTTTTGCAATTAAGTAAGGTTTTTTTCTACTTAAGTGTAAGGAATCCGTAAAATTTTGTTTTCTAGTGAAATAAAGCAATATTAACTTGCCAATTTTTTTTTTTTTTTTTATAAATTTAACTTGAAAAAGAGTAAAAGTTGTACTATGAAACATGTAAAACCAATAAAATTCTCATTTAAATTTTTCATTTCATTCAATACAGAAATTCCATTTTTATTGTCATTCCTGCGAAAGCAGGAATCTCATCCTTATTATCTAAACAGAAAAATCCTCTGTTTGTAAAATTTTAAGAACACAATACGCTAATAAAATGTTTAACCTAAAACCAACTAACTATGACCTAGCTAATTAATACAAACAGAGGAAGTAAAACGAAAGTAATACTCCTCGAAGACATAACAAAATATTAAAGCGCAATTATGCGCTATTAACTAATTTAATTAAAATGGAAAAAATAACTTTCACAATTATTATACTAATTATTTTATTATCTTGTAGTAATGATGATAATCAAATTGAATTAAAGAGTTTCAATTTAGAAGAAAAAATAGAATTAAAAAAATCAACTGATTTTGTTACGCCCTTTTTTCAAAATTTAGGTGCTACCGAAATTATAGTAACAAAAAATACTATGGGAACTAATTATAAAGCATCCTCAAAAAAGCAATTTAAATTCAATGGGGAATTTCATTCTTTATCTGATTTTACAGTTATATTTAAGGATGGTTATATAGTTTTGGAAAGAGATGAAAGATATAAGATATCATTGAACGATAATAATATAGCATATATTGTAACTCCAGAATTTTCAGGATATATAAACCAATCAAATGAAATAAAGTCATTAAAAAACATTAAGACATTTATTTTATTAACTTTTTTGAAAGAAATTACATCGAATAATTCTAAAAAAATTAATTTAGAATTATCTTTAGCGAATAAAACAGCTTCTTGCGGTTATTGGAATACTTATTATAGTATAGGAGTTGGTTTGACCGAACCTGCTGCTCAAGCAGATTTAGAATATGAAGTACAGGATGCTATTAATAGTGGGGATGCTAATGGTTGTGAAAAAATTGGAGAACCTTCAGCAATTCCATTTTCGGGTGGTACAGTTTGGGCTCAAGCTTGGTGTTGCTAATAATATTAACCTAAATTTTAATATAAAAAATTATGAATTCAATACTATTAATGATTGGTCCATTTGAAATAATAGCAGTGTTGGCTGTTATTGTTTCATTGTTTTTCAGTTCACTTTATTTGGTTTCCAGACACGAAAAAGGTAGAAATTACTTTATTTGGCTGCTTTTAATAATCTTTTTACCAATATTAGGTTCTGTCTGTTATTTGGTAAAACATTTAGCAAACTTACCTAGTCAGAAAAGAGATGAGCATGCAAATAATGTTCTATAATAACTAAGCATTCTATTTTCTAATAAGTTAAATTCGGTAAATAAATATGATTTGATTTAATATAGGGAGCTTTTAAGCTCCCTATATAATTTTTAATTATCTAATAACCCTCACATTCTGTTTTTCAACTTTTTTATCTGATAACATAGAAGGAGCTCCAAAAAGTAAATCGTCACTGGTTCCAGTTTTAGGGAATGTCATCACTTCTTTTATAGACATTTTTTTCGCACCGCCCTCTAGGTTCATTTCCTTTATGAAGCACTATATCTGAATGTAAAAATTGTGCTGCTTTGGCAGAATCTTTCACTTTTATAGCACTACGTTTTAGCATTTCTTCTTCAAAATTTTGTAAAACACTTTTTCTAATTCCAATTTCTTTCCAATTTATATAAGGGCTGCAACCAGTAGTTATGTTTCTTGCCAAACTTAAAGCATCTAACAGAGCCTGATTGGCTCCTTGTCCTTTAAACGGACTCATTGGGTGGGCTGCATCTCCAATTAATGTTATAGGTCCTGATTTTTCTAATAGCTCTGGTTTCAATAATTCTCTATCGTAAACAGGGTAACCAGAAATTTGAGTTTCTAAAGTAGCTGTTACTAGTTCAGGAATAGGCGTGTGCCATTGTGTTCTTTTACATGCTTCTTTTTTTAATGCAGAAGGGCCTAATGCACTTAACTTTATTGCTTTTGATTCTGAAATTGGAAAACTTAATTGCCACATTAAAGTGTTTGAAGTAAAAGGCATTACGTAAATGCGTTCGTTTCCATTGGCTGTTTGAAAAACTGTTTTGCAATCTAGCAATTCACTTTTAATTGTTTCAATATTTTTTAAAGGACAAATACCTAATATTACAATACAACCTAAATAACGAAGTGGCATTGTTTCTTCATCAAATAAAAATTTGCGGACAGTACTTCGAATACCATCAGCACCAACAATTAAATCTGCTTTGGTATTTTTAATAGAGTCATTAACTTTAAAGCTTAAATCTATAGAATTATCGCTATTGTTTTTTAATGCAATAAGTTGATGATTCCATTGTACTGAGTTATTGTTAAGTTGATTCAGTAAATTTAAACGAAGCGATTGTCTTGCAATATGTATATTAGTGCGTTTTGGAGTTGTTTTAGAATTTTCGTGCAACCATTTTCGCATACCCCATTCACCAATTATAGTTCCAGTTGTGGTATGTACAATGTGCCGTGTAGAAACCACACCTTCTTTTAGAGAGAAAAGTCCAAAACCATCAATTGCTTTGCTTGCTTGTTGTAATGTGAGTCCATACCCTTGAGATCTAGCATTAAAATCACTATCGCGCTCATATAGTGTAAATGGAATGCCTCTATGTTGACAGGCAACTGCTAATGCTACACCTCCAATACCTGCGCCTATTATTGCAATATGCGGATAAGTATCTGTTTTAGGAATTGTAGTTTCTGTGGCTGTAACTAAACCAGATCCACCACACTTTGAGCAAACTTCTAAGTGACCTCGAGGGCGTTTAGGAGGTGTTTTGTTTGTACTCGATTTATTAAATGTATCTAATGCTTTTTGATAATTTAGTAGTGCTTTTTTACGAATTCTTCGCCTTTTTTTTCCTTGACCTTTACAGGTATTACAAATTTTCCAGTTGTCTTTTTTTGTAGTAGTCATTTATAAGGAATCGTATTATAGCTTCTGTAAAAATACTAGATTTTTAGAAATTATGAATGTTTTAAAAGGCTATTAATTAATATGGTGAAATAAATCTTAAAAAGTAATTGCCATAAAAAATATAAACACCACTCATAAATTAGTTTATTGAGTGGTGTTGAAATATATATTTAATGACTGTAATTAAACAGTTTTTTTAGAGTTAAATTATTTTATAACCCTCACATTTTGCTCCTCAACTTTTTTATCAGATAATTTTGAAGGAGCTCCAAACAATAAATCGTCACTAGTTCCTGTTTTTGGAAATGCCATCACTTCTCTAATAGACGCTTTTTTCTCTAAAATCATCATTAAACGGTCAATTCCCCAAGCAATTCCTCCGTGTGGTGGTGCACCATATTGAAATGCTTTGTACATTGCTCCAACACTTTTTATCATTTCGTTTTTATTGTAACCCATATTTCTATAAGTTGCTTCTAAAATCTCCGCTTTATGTGCACGAACTGATCCTCCACCAATTTCAAAACCATTTAAAATAAGGTCGTATTGTTGGGCGATAATTGTTCCAATTTCATCTTCTTTACCATTTAGATGCTTCTCTAAATCGTAAATAGCAGGCATTGAGAATGGGTTGTGTGTAAACGTCCATCTTCCTTCATCTGTTTTTTCAAACATTGGAAAATCAACTACCCAAGCCGGACGTAATTCTTTTGGGTTTATCAACCCTAAAATTTTACCCATTTCTTGTCTAACTGCATCTAATGCTTTGTTTGCAGTTTCGTAATCTGCGGCTGAGAAAAACACAATATCACCAACTTCTGCATTGGTTTCATTAATAATTCCGGCAGCAATTTCAGCACCTAAAAACTTGATTATTGGCGATTGTAAGTCGTTTTCATTTACAATAATATAAGCCAATCCACCTAATCCATTTTGTTGTGCAATGGCAGTTAAGTTTTCAATTTGACCTTTAGACATACGGCTGTTTCCTTGTTCTTTAGCAGAAACTTTAATACATTTTACAATACCGCCTTGTTCAATAGGTTTGCTAAATACTTGAAATGTAGTATCTTTTACAATACTTGTAATATCTTGCATTTTTAAGCCATAACGTAAATCTGGCCTATCACAACCATAATTGTCCATTGCTTCTTTGTAAGTCAATACTTCAAACGGATGTAAAATCCATTTTTTACCATATATTTTCTTCACTATTTCATTAAACATTTTGGTGTTTAAATCAATAATTTGCTGCATACTTGCATAAGCCATCTCAATATCTAATTGGGTAAATTCTGGCTGACGGTCACCTCTAGAATCTTCATCTCTAAAACAACGCGCAATTTGGAAATATTTTTCGTAACCACTAACCATTAGCATTTGTTTAAATTGCTGAGGTGCTTGTGGTAAGGTGTAAAAAGAACCAGGTTGTTTACGTGTCGGAACAATAAATTCTCTTGCTCCTTCATCGGTTCCAGCAGTTAAAATTGGTGTTTCAATTTCTAAAAATTCTTCTTCATCTAAAATATCGCGTAGTAATTTTATTACTTTATGACGGTTTACAATAGCTTTTCTAACCGCATCATTTCTATGATCTAAAAATTTGTATTGAAAACGAACAGTTTCACTAGTTTTAGCAGCTCTTTTTATTTCAAAAGGCAATGTTTTAGATAAATTTAAAATATCTAATTCTGAAGTTTCTAACTCAATTTTTCCAGTTCTTAAACTCGCGTTATAATCGTCTTCATTACGTTGTACAACCGTACCTGTAACCGAAATTACAGACTCTGGTTTTAACTTCACCAATTCATCTATATTTGGAAATGATTCACGACTTAAACGTACTTGAAAAATTTCTTGGCTAGAATCTCGTAAATCAATAAACATTAATTCTCCGTGATCACGTACACTTGCAACCCAACCAGCTAGCGTAATTTTCTCTGAAATATTTTTTTCTGAAATTTCAGAAGCTTTATGTGTTCTATAATCATCTTTTATAATGATTGGAATATCAGGAAATGTATCTTCTTCAGCTTTCGCTTTTTGCTGTTCGTTTGTAGCTTTTAGCTGCTCACTTTCGGTTTTTGCTTTTTGACTTTTGGCTGAAAGTTTATCTAAAATTCCCTCTCTAATAACTTTTCCAGAAGCACCTTTTCCAATAATAGCAATTACTTTTCCTACTAAAATACCAGCTTTTCCTTGGTTTCCAGATTTAATATCATTTGCAATTGCTTTATTTTCAGTAATAACTTTAACAATAGCTTCTTCTATTTTTTCTTCTGAAATGGTATTTTCTTCAAAATACTTATTGTAATCAAAAGTTCTGTCTTTTAAATACTCCGTAATTCCGTTTTGAGCTAATACAGCAGTGATTTTTTCAGCTTTAAATAATTGAAAAATTTCTATTAAACTTTCAATATTATTTATAGCACTATAATCATCAGGTTTAATGTTGTTAACCAATGTTTTTGCAACAAAAGAAGGATCTTTTAATACCTTGTTTATGTCCATAAATACTTTAGAACGGACAGCATCTGCGGTAAAAAACTTTGCGTCTTGCGGTAAAACACCACCTTTAATTAAAACTGTTTCAACTGCAAAAGGCAATGCGCTAGCATCTACAGTAATTGCTTTAATTTCATTTTTAATACTTACAAAAGGTAAATCTGGTTCAGAAATAAAGCGATAATCTGCTTCAAATTCTTTTTTACGCATTGTTTTGGTTTGCTTTAAGTCTGCATCCCAAAGTACCGTTGTTTGATCTGGTCTAAACTCTTTATGTTCAACGTAATAGTTGAGTTGTTTTTCAATTTCTTCCTTTAAGGCATCTACCATAAACTTAAACGAATTTAAGTTTTTGATTTCAGTTCTTGGATTTAAATCGTAGGTTCTTCGTTTACGTAAAGACACAGAAACATCAGATTTAAATTCACCTTTTTCTAAGTTTGCTTCAGAAATTCCTAAGTTTTGAACAATACGTTGAATGTATTGCGCGTAGGTTGAAGCGTCTTCAATATTTCTTATACAAGGCTCTGTAACAATTTCTATTAAAGGAACGCCGGCTTTGTTAAAATCTACCAATGAAACTTTTTTCTCGTGCACTAATTTTGCAGCATC
This window encodes:
- a CDS encoding NAD(P)/FAD-dependent oxidoreductase codes for the protein MTTTKKDNWKICNTCKGQGKKRRRIRKKALLNYQKALDTFNKSSTNKTPPKRPRGHLEVCSKCGGSGLVTATETTIPKTDTYPHIAIIGAGIGGVALAVACQHRGIPFTLYERDSDFNARSQGYGLTLQQASKAIDGFGLFSLKEGVVSTRHIVHTTTGTIIGEWGMRKWLHENSKTTPKRTNIHIARQSLRLNLLNQLNNNSVQWNHQLIALKNNSDNSIDLSFKVNDSIKNTKADLIVGADGIRSTVRKFLFDEETMPLRYLGCIVILGICPLKNIETIKSELLDCKTVFQTANGNERIYVMPFTSNTLMWQLSFPISESKAIKLSALGPSALKKEACKRTQWHTPIPELVTATLETQISGYPVYDRELLKPELLEKSGPITLIGDAAHPMSPFKGQGANQALLDALSLARNITTGCSPYINWKEIGIRKSVLQNFEEEMLKRSAIKVKDSAKAAQFLHSDIVLHKGNEPRGRCEKNVYKRSDDIP
- the gatB/aspS gene encoding bifunctional amidotransferase subunit GatB/aspartate--tRNA ligase AspS, translated to MELEQLNAAIKKHDLELVIGLETHVRLNTKTKLFCSCPNQEIETPNTNICSVCTGQMGVLPAINKEAITKAIYFGKAVESSFDNEVISWDRKHYEYPDNPKNIQITQFHNPIIPDGHVSCYRNDGSQFTVNLTQVHIEEDAAKLVHEKKVSLVDFNKAGVPLIEIVTEPCIRNIEDASTYAQYIQRIVQNLGISEANLEKGEFKSDVSVSLRKRRTYDLNPRTEIKNLNSFKFMVDALKEEIEKQLNYYVEHKEFRPDQTTVLWDADLKQTKTMRKKEFEADYRFISEPDLPFVSIKNEIKAITVDASALPFAVETVLIKGGVLPQDAKFFTADAVRSKVFMDINKVLKDPSFVAKTLVNNIKPDDYSAINNIESLIEIFQLFKAEKITAVLAQNGITEYLKDRTFDYNKYFEENTISEEKIEEAIVKVITENKAIANDIKSGNQGKAGILVGKVIAIIGKGASGKVIREGILDKLSAKSQKAKTESEQLKATNEQQKAKAEEDTFPDIPIIIKDDYRTHKASEISEKNISEKITLAGWVASVRDHGELMFIDLRDSSQEIFQVRLSRESFPNIDELVKLKPESVISVTGTVVQRNEDDYNASLRTGKIELETSELDILNLSKTLPFEIKRAAKTSETVRFQYKFLDHRNDAVRKAIVNRHKVIKLLRDILDEEEFLEIETPILTAGTDEGAREFIVPTRKQPGSFYTLPQAPQQFKQMLMVSGYEKYFQIARCFRDEDSRGDRQPEFTQLDIEMAYASMQQIIDLNTKMFNEIVKKIYGKKWILHPFEVLTYKEAMDNYGCDRPDLRYGLKMQDITSIVKDTTFQVFSKPIEQGGIVKCIKVSAKEQGNSRMSKGQIENLTAIAQQNGLGGLAYIIVNENDLQSPIIKFLGAEIAAGIINETNAEVGDIVFFSAADYETANKALDAVRQEMGKILGLINPKELRPAWVVDFPMFEKTDEGRWTFTHNPFSMPAIYDLEKHLNGKEDEIGTIIAQQYDLILNGFEIGGGSVRAHKAEILEATYRNMGYNKNEMIKSVGAMYKAFQYGAPPHGGIAWGIDRLMMILEKKASIREVMAFPKTGTSDDLLFGAPSKLSDKKVEEQNVRVIK
- a CDS encoding carboxypeptidase-like regulatory domain-containing protein; translation: MLKKYSAILGFFIIGIFFTNAQTITLKGSVKDSLQNPLSYANVLAKPADVSKNLQFAITDTDGLYKLELTKNQVYTISVSYMGFKTASFKFTATENSQKSIVLKDAPNQLQEVIIEMPVTVKEDTITYNTNKFVTGEERKLKNVLKKLPGVEVDKNGGVTVQGKKVTTLLVEGKKFFGGGSKLAVENIPANAVDKIQVIDNYNEIAFLKNVSDTDEMAMNILLKEDKKQFAFGDIEAGKGNKDFYRTHSNLFYYSPKTNINFIGNINNTGEKTFTFRDYMSFQGGISAALKGDGSIYNVSRSDFANFMETQDLVTSSNKFGALNITNVVNSKLDISGYAIFSHSKNKTLTENINQYTAFTEEKENTSNSRNILGIGKFNIEYAPTTNQQWYFKTQFKKTDNLKSNNIISRIENEDRSIFSENNAEAIYLNQNIEWHQKMSNKHTFSFAADVTFDKNNPSTLWGTNNAILQGLIPVEESGNYSINQHKEIQNTTIHSVFKHYWVLNNFNHIYTTLGNKYSNEAFFTEDSQKLQDGTTNNFASAGFGNDLDYRLNDLFLGVHYKFKTGIFELKQGAFLHNYNWNLKQQQTKKNNKIVMLPDFSAEIKFSNSKKIKINYQLKSAFSDASKLANRFYLQSYNSVYKGNEHLENELYHTARMYYSRFSLYRGLMLFGGINYTKKVKGLQNAVQFNETDQYISPIMVDNASENWSFNLNIDKKIKKFKYGLDTRILTSKYLQNINEAFVTNKSNNYSYTLSVKTLFDKFPTIEAGFEQSIGNYTSSNSTSKFITNQPYLNIDYDFLEGFIFSFEYENYNYENKTFNQKNTYQLANATLSYKNEDSAWSFKLDAQNLFNVKYKQQNSFSSYIISDSKTYILPRIVMFSIGYNL